TTTCAAAAGGGTCATAAAACTCTTTTATCACTGAAAGGTACTCTTTGTGATGATTTGCTACCTCATCCAATTCATTTTCCATTTTAGCCGTAAAATTAACATCCACAATTTCGGCAAAATTGTCCGTTAACAGCTTTGTAACCACAATACCTGAATCGGTAGGTTTTAATTTGCCCTCTATTTTTTGCGTATAACCTCTATCCTGTATCGTTGACACAATAGGGGCGTAAGTTGAGGGCCTGCCTATGCCAAACTTTTCAAGTTCTTTTATTAGCGAAGCCTCGTTATAAAAAGAGGGTGGCGGGGTTTGTTTCTCTAAGGCATCCAAAGACACAAAATGTAGCTGCTTCCCTATCGTCATATTCGAAGGAATATCAGACGCCGTTTCGGGGGAAGAGTCGCGCCTGTTGCTAACCGCCATCCAACCAGAAAACTTTAACACACTATCTTTCACCAACAAAGTGTAATTATTACTGCCTTTTAACGCCGATATTTTAACAGTAACCCCAGAATAAACAGCGTTTGTCATTTGGCAAGCCACCGTTTTTTGCCATACAATCTCATACAAACGGAGAGCATCCCCCTCCATTTTAGTACTCGTCTTAACTTTAACATCCGTTGGTCTAATTGCCTCATGCGCCTCCTGCGCAACTTTTACTTTAGTTTTATAAAACCGAGGTTCTTTAGGCAAATATTCTTTACCGTATTTTTCGGCAATAAAACCCCTTATTGCAGACAAGGACGAACTACTTAAGTTAGTGCTATCCGTTCTCATATAGGTAATTAACCCAGCTTCATACAGTTTTTGCGCCAAAGACATAGTCTTTTTAGGGCTAAACCCCAATTTCCAACTCGCCTCTTGTTGCAAAGATGAAGTGGTAAAGGGTGGTTTTGGCGCTTTTTGGTACTCTTTTTCCTCTATACTATCAATCTTGTATTCAGCAAGAGGTAACTCGGTTTTAATTTCGGATAGTTTATTTTCGTTATTTATCGTAGTTTGAGACACGGTGTATTCCCCCGCAAAGAGAGGGTACTTTCTTTTAGTGTAAATAGGAACGCCGTTAATATGGGTTAGTTTGGCATTCAAAACACCACCCCCACCCACCGTCCGAGGAGTCCCCTTCGGGGCCGCCTCGGAGGTGTTTAATACATTATTTTCCTGCAAGAGGGTTTCTACTTCATAAAACCTCTCGCTTTTAAATGCGTCTATTTCCTTTTGTCTCTCCACTAAAAACCTAACGGCGGGGCTTTGCACCCTTCCCGCAGAAAGACCATAACGAATTTTTTTCCATAAAAGAGGAGATAGTTTATAACCGACCAATCTATCTAAAACTCTGCGCGCCCGTTGAGCGTCCACTAAAAATGTATCAATTTCTCTAGGATGTTCAAAAGCCGAAAGAACCGCGTCTTTTGTTATCTCATTAAACGAAACTCGTTGGAATAAGGGCGCAGAGCGCCGTCTAAGAAAAGCGCCTGTACCTTTCGGGGGTACTTGGACAGGCGGGGGCGTAGCCCCCAGCTTTTCGTGACGGCGAACAAGCCCATCCTCTGAAAAAACTTGCGCCAAATGCCAAGCGATAGCCTCTCCTTCCCGGTCAGGGTCAGTGGCTAAATAAATAGCCTTTGCTGATTTTACAAGTTTTGTTAAAGCAGACACGGTCTTTTTTTTAGAAGGGGAAATTTCGTAACTTTCTGTAAAATTGTTTTCAACATCTACCCCAAGCTTGCTTTTAGGCAAATCCCGTATATGCCCCATAGAAGCAACCACCTTATATTCTTTACCGAGATATTTTTCTAAAGTTTTAGATTTTGACGGCGATTCAACGATTACTAGGTTCATATTCTCCTATACACTCCCCTCCCCACATCCTTCACCATACCTTTTAACTCCAAGCTCGTCAAGAGGGCGGAAACTGTATAAATAACCATATTCGCTTTTACCGCCACATCGTCTATATACAACTCCCCTTCTTTTAATACTTCTAAAATTGCGTTTTCGGCAGACGAAAGGGGGAACTCGCTTTTAAAAGCTATCTTTTTTATTCTGCTATCCACATCTAAAACCTCCAAAATTTCATCCACACTGCAAACAAGCCTTGCCCCCTCTCTTATCAGTTTGTTTGTTCCTTTGCTAACAGGACTGAAAATACTCCCTGGTATTGCCATTACTTCTTTTTTTAGCTTTAAAGCCGCCTCTATCGTATA
This sequence is a window from Patescibacteria group bacterium. Protein-coding genes within it:
- the topA gene encoding type I DNA topoisomerase; translated protein: MNLVIVESPSKSKTLEKYLGKEYKVVASMGHIRDLPKSKLGVDVENNFTESYEISPSKKKTVSALTKLVKSAKAIYLATDPDREGEAIAWHLAQVFSEDGLVRRHEKLGATPPPVQVPPKGTGAFLRRRSAPLFQRVSFNEITKDAVLSAFEHPREIDTFLVDAQRARRVLDRLVGYKLSPLLWKKIRYGLSAGRVQSPAVRFLVERQKEIDAFKSERFYEVETLLQENNVLNTSEAAPKGTPRTVGGGGVLNAKLTHINGVPIYTKRKYPLFAGEYTVSQTTINNENKLSEIKTELPLAEYKIDSIEEKEYQKAPKPPFTTSSLQQEASWKLGFSPKKTMSLAQKLYEAGLITYMRTDSTNLSSSSLSAIRGFIAEKYGKEYLPKEPRFYKTKVKVAQEAHEAIRPTDVKVKTSTKMEGDALRLYEIVWQKTVACQMTNAVYSGVTVKISALKGSNNYTLLVKDSVLKFSGWMAVSNRRDSSPETASDIPSNMTIGKQLHFVSLDALEKQTPPPSFYNEASLIKELEKFGIGRPSTYAPIVSTIQDRGYTQKIEGKLKPTDSGIVVTKLLTDNFAEIVDVNFTAKMENELDEVANHHKEYLSVIKEFYDPFEKLLNEKQDAIKKSDYTVLETMEEKCPKCSSPLIVKLGKYGRFVSCSDYPKCDYLRPIIEKTGIKCPKCKDGDIIVRKTKKGKTFYGCSAYPKCDFAVWKLDAPS